Proteins co-encoded in one Nodularia sp. LEGE 06071 genomic window:
- a CDS encoding DUF3134 domain-containing protein has protein sequence MPNGPLSEEPRNQRATVIRTSNEFVLLEWLKSNGRLIEREAQESQRLSQVEEISEMIELDDIPYDHDDDDSDMDLDD, from the coding sequence ATGCCTAACGGCCCTTTGAGTGAAGAACCTCGTAACCAACGAGCCACTGTAATTCGTACTAGTAATGAGTTTGTTTTGCTAGAATGGCTAAAGTCAAATGGTCGTCTCATAGAGCGTGAAGCTCAAGAATCTCAGCGTCTGAGTCAAGTAGAAGAAATCTCTGAGATGATTGAGCTTGATGATATTCCTTATGATCATGACGATGACGATTCAGATATGGATTTAGACGATTAA
- a CDS encoding DUF3352 domain-containing protein: MPERKANFLIPAVGATVLVAGSVAAYIYFKGPSGDSSSALGSAKLVPSTALMATYITTDPQAWAKLEQFGTPEAQKLLAKGLEDFQKDFFSASNISYEQDLKPWVGGVMVAVLPPNPTKLAQSNQPNSVSKGQPESNILMVVGIKDKLNALTFANKLKSKAGIKVQESDYKGEKITEVTENGRLTYSAVLNNNHLVLAPEKQAVEKAIETFKGQPSFASQEGAKKILTANADVKNILAQVYIPDYAGMMEKWVAASPQARQLPPQTLKQFKQVKSIVARVGVDEQGVRMKAIANLDPQLNKFEYKASPAKIVGQLPLDTFALMTGHGINRSWSTIVEQSQDDPGFNQILQQVRGQLKFVNIDLDKDIFGWMDQEFAFAAIPSNQGMLANLGFGGALVLETSDRQTALATLSKLDNLAKTQQINVTNKNIGGKDVTEWQMPGQGTSLSHGWLNQDTVFLAIGGSVAEAIATQNTAKLDSSDNFKAVTGSLQKPNAGYFYVNADKTASLVNQFVAQRQPLPSEANTVLSSIHGFGVSLTSPDKTIGQLEILLALKPKTAQ; encoded by the coding sequence ATGCCTGAACGTAAAGCAAATTTTTTAATTCCTGCTGTTGGTGCTACTGTACTCGTGGCGGGAAGTGTAGCTGCTTATATATATTTTAAAGGACCATCTGGAGATAGTTCCAGCGCTTTAGGCAGTGCTAAATTAGTCCCTTCTACAGCACTTATGGCAACTTACATTACTACTGACCCCCAAGCCTGGGCGAAATTGGAACAATTTGGGACTCCAGAAGCGCAAAAGCTACTAGCGAAAGGGTTAGAAGATTTTCAAAAAGATTTTTTTAGTGCAAGTAATATTTCATACGAACAAGATTTAAAGCCTTGGGTTGGGGGTGTGATGGTGGCTGTACTGCCGCCTAATCCGACTAAACTTGCACAATCGAATCAGCCTAATTCGGTGAGCAAGGGACAGCCAGAATCTAATATCTTGATGGTAGTCGGTATCAAAGATAAACTTAATGCCTTGACTTTTGCCAATAAATTAAAATCAAAAGCAGGTATCAAAGTTCAGGAATCTGATTACAAAGGTGAAAAAATCACAGAAGTTACAGAAAATGGCAGACTGACATATAGTGCTGTTTTAAATAATAATCATTTAGTATTAGCTCCTGAAAAGCAAGCTGTAGAAAAGGCTATTGAAACTTTCAAAGGACAGCCCTCTTTCGCTAGTCAAGAAGGTGCAAAAAAGATTCTCACTGCTAACGCAGATGTGAAAAATATTCTCGCTCAAGTTTACATCCCAGACTATGCAGGAATGATGGAAAAATGGGTAGCTGCAAGTCCACAGGCTAGGCAATTACCACCACAAACGCTGAAACAATTTAAACAAGTAAAGTCTATAGTGGCGCGTGTTGGGGTTGATGAGCAGGGAGTGCGGATGAAGGCGATCGCTAATTTAGATCCGCAATTGAACAAATTCGAGTATAAAGCAAGTCCGGCAAAAATAGTTGGTCAATTACCCTTGGATACCTTTGCTTTGATGACTGGTCATGGGATTAACCGGAGTTGGTCAACCATTGTAGAACAGTCTCAAGATGATCCAGGATTTAACCAAATATTACAACAGGTACGGGGGCAACTGAAGTTTGTCAATATTGACCTAGATAAAGACATTTTTGGGTGGATGGATCAAGAATTTGCCTTTGCGGCTATTCCATCGAATCAAGGTATGTTGGCGAATTTGGGGTTTGGAGGAGCATTAGTATTAGAAACGAGCGATCGCCAAACTGCATTAGCCACTTTGAGCAAACTAGATAACCTCGCCAAAACTCAACAAATCAACGTTACCAACAAAAATATCGGCGGTAAAGATGTAACTGAATGGCAAATGCCCGGACAAGGAACCTCATTATCTCATGGTTGGCTAAATCAAGATACCGTATTTTTGGCAATTGGTGGTTCCGTAGCTGAAGCGATCGCCACGCAAAATACTGCCAAACTCGATAGTAGCGACAACTTCAAAGCTGTAACTGGTTCACTGCAAAAACCCAATGCTGGTTACTTCTATGTAAATGCAGACAAAACTGCGTCCCTAGTCAATCAATTTGTGGCACAAAGACAACCTCTGCCCTCCGAGGCTAACACAGTCCTGAGTTCCATTCATGGTTTTGGTGTCAGCCTCACCAGTCCCGACAAAACTATCGGTCAATTGGAGATATTATTGGCTCTGAAACCGAAAACTGCTCAGTAG
- the mscL gene encoding large conductance mechanosensitive channel protein MscL: MARARKRANGFFRDFKEFALQGNVLDLAIAVIIGAAFGRIVTSFVGDVIMPLINPLVAVKGEDWRTITVGTGIKIGSFFGAIVDFLIIALIIFLAVRALQRFKRQEEVAEETAPPDPNVLAQERLTGALNRLSETLESRNTQVL; the protein is encoded by the coding sequence ATGGCCAGAGCAAGAAAAAGAGCCAACGGTTTTTTCAGAGATTTTAAAGAATTTGCCTTGCAAGGTAATGTCTTAGACTTGGCGATCGCTGTGATTATTGGTGCTGCTTTTGGTCGGATTGTCACTTCCTTTGTTGGGGATGTGATTATGCCATTGATCAATCCCTTGGTTGCTGTAAAGGGCGAAGATTGGAGAACAATCACTGTGGGGACAGGAATCAAAATTGGTAGTTTTTTCGGGGCGATCGTTGACTTTCTGATCATTGCTTTGATCATTTTCTTAGCCGTGCGGGCTTTACAAAGATTTAAAAGACAAGAAGAAGTCGCAGAAGAAACCGCACCACCAGATCCCAATGTCCTAGCGCAGGAAAGATTAACTGGGGCTTTGAATAGACTGTCTGAGACTTTGGAATCTCGCAATACTCAGGTTTTGTAG
- a CDS encoding class I SAM-dependent methyltransferase, protein MTAAATTTPGLASRLVNGILAIKPLANLAKYQARQMMIKRAERIGVPWTEEVKTLQARDWTQELAQIQNSQISYPEYYFRAFHAYEDGNLSWQPAFELEVAASTVHAGIWPDAGAKGDAKLRQSYHDILTKSLPHKPQNILDLACGVGLSTFSLQEVYPQSQITGLDLSPYFLAVANYRAQQRQAQINWLHAAAESTGLPDASFDLVSIFLMFHELPQSATRNIFAEIRRVLRPGGHLAIMDMNPQSEIYKKMPPYILTLLKSTEPYLDQYFALDIEQALVEAGFQAPTITSNTPRHRTVIAQVSS, encoded by the coding sequence ATGACTGCTGCTGCAACAACAACTCCTGGTTTAGCCTCTCGTTTGGTCAATGGTATCCTGGCTATCAAACCTTTAGCCAATCTCGCCAAGTATCAAGCTAGGCAAATGATGATTAAACGCGCTGAAAGAATTGGCGTTCCTTGGACAGAAGAAGTCAAAACCTTACAGGCGCGTGATTGGACACAAGAATTAGCTCAAATACAAAATTCTCAAATCTCTTATCCAGAATACTACTTCCGAGCATTCCATGCCTACGAAGATGGAAACCTCAGTTGGCAACCTGCTTTTGAGTTAGAAGTGGCTGCGAGTACCGTCCATGCCGGAATTTGGCCGGATGCAGGAGCAAAAGGAGATGCTAAACTGCGTCAAAGTTACCACGATATTCTCACAAAGTCCCTTCCTCATAAACCACAAAATATCCTCGACTTGGCCTGTGGTGTGGGTTTGAGTACCTTTAGCTTGCAAGAAGTTTATCCCCAGTCTCAGATTACAGGTTTGGACTTATCGCCTTACTTTTTAGCTGTTGCTAATTACCGCGCCCAACAGCGTCAAGCTCAAATTAATTGGCTTCATGCCGCAGCTGAATCTACTGGGTTACCAGATGCTTCTTTTGATTTAGTTTCTATTTTCTTAATGTTCCACGAATTGCCCCAGTCAGCAACCAGAAATATTTTTGCCGAAATCCGGCGGGTGCTGCGTCCTGGTGGTCACTTGGCAATTATGGACATGAATCCCCAATCGGAAATCTACAAGAAAATGCCCCCCTACATTTTGACGCTGCTCAAAAGTACTGAACCTTATTTAGATCAATATTTCGCTTTGGACATTGAGCAAGCCTTAGTTGAAGCTGGTTTCCAAGCGCCTACTATCACCAGCAACACCCCTCGTCACCGCACTGTGATTGCTCAAGTAAGTAGCTGA
- a CDS encoding 6-carboxytetrahydropterin synthase yields the protein MQCIVNRRAQFSASHRYWLPELSEAENTEKFGACSRFPGHGHNYVLFISLAGELDKYGMVLNLSDVKHVIKHEVTSQLDYSYLNDVWAEFQETLPTTENIARVIWQRLVPHLPLVRVQLFEHPELWADYIGNGMEAYLTISTHFSAAHRLAHPQLSNEENSQIYGKCARPHGHGHNYHLEVTVKGEIDPRTGMIVDLGALNQAIEDYVLEAFDHTFLNKDIPFFAEVVPTAENIALYISNLLRSPIQELGGTLYKIKLIESPNNSCEIYCTESDANTVSAVQSEPVLARI from the coding sequence ATGCAATGTATTGTTAATCGCCGCGCTCAGTTTTCGGCTAGCCATCGCTATTGGTTACCAGAACTGAGCGAAGCCGAAAATACTGAAAAATTTGGTGCTTGTTCGAGATTTCCCGGACATGGACACAACTATGTTTTATTTATCTCCCTGGCTGGAGAATTGGATAAATATGGCATGGTACTCAACTTGTCTGATGTGAAACACGTAATTAAGCACGAAGTTACCAGCCAATTAGACTATTCTTACCTCAATGATGTGTGGGCAGAATTTCAAGAAACTTTACCCACGACTGAAAATATTGCACGGGTGATCTGGCAGCGTTTAGTACCGCATTTACCCTTAGTCCGCGTGCAGTTATTTGAACATCCTGAACTTTGGGCAGATTATATAGGAAACGGAATGGAAGCCTACCTCACCATCAGTACTCACTTTAGCGCCGCCCATCGGTTGGCTCATCCTCAACTCAGTAACGAAGAAAATTCGCAAATTTATGGTAAGTGCGCCCGTCCTCATGGTCACGGACATAACTATCATCTAGAAGTCACTGTGAAAGGAGAAATTGATCCACGCACCGGGATGATTGTGGATTTAGGGGCTTTAAATCAGGCAATTGAAGACTATGTGCTAGAAGCATTCGATCACACTTTTTTAAACAAAGATATCCCGTTCTTTGCCGAAGTTGTACCCACTGCTGAGAATATCGCACTTTACATTAGTAATTTACTGCGATCGCCTATTCAGGAATTGGGAGGTACGCTTTACAAAATCAAACTGATCGAAAGTCCCAATAACTCTTGTGAAATTTACTGCACAGAATCGGATGCAAATACTGTCAGTGCAGTACAATCTGAGCCAGTGTTAGCGCGTATATAG
- a CDS encoding J domain-containing protein, giving the protein MVDFKQVFNHYETLKVNANASQAEIKQSYRRLVKLFHPDSNQQTADKEQIIRINAAYEVLGDSQNRLSYDQKLQEDSQKLNSSYQQRAASAQKRYQTTRTGRDADEHVEEWLRLVYQPVNELLDHILNSLDDQIEELAADPFDDELLEEFQEYLNTCRDDLKQAQLTFRSLPNPPSLARAAAYLYHSLSQVADGVEELAYFPLSYDERYLHTGQELFRIAARLHYEVQESVS; this is encoded by the coding sequence ATGGTCGATTTTAAACAGGTTTTTAACCACTACGAAACGCTCAAAGTTAATGCCAATGCTAGCCAAGCGGAGATTAAGCAATCTTATCGCCGCTTGGTAAAGTTGTTTCACCCTGACAGCAATCAGCAAACAGCAGATAAAGAGCAGATTATTCGGATCAATGCAGCTTATGAGGTCTTAGGAGACAGTCAAAATCGTCTCAGCTATGACCAAAAACTGCAAGAAGATTCCCAAAAATTAAATAGTAGTTATCAACAGCGTGCAGCATCGGCTCAAAAACGTTACCAGACAACACGAACCGGACGTGATGCTGATGAACACGTTGAAGAATGGCTGCGCCTAGTTTATCAACCAGTCAATGAGCTACTTGATCATATTCTTAATTCTCTAGACGATCAAATTGAGGAACTAGCCGCCGACCCTTTTGATGATGAATTATTAGAAGAATTTCAAGAATATTTAAACACCTGTCGAGATGACTTGAAGCAAGCCCAACTTACTTTTCGTTCTCTCCCAAATCCCCCCAGTTTAGCCAGAGCCGCAGCTTATCTGTACCATAGTCTGAGTCAAGTCGCAGATGGTGTAGAAGAGTTAGCTTACTTTCCTTTGAGCTACGATGAGCGTTATTTGCATACAGGACAAGAATTATTCCGGATCGCTGCTAGATTGCACTACGAGGTACAAGAATCTGTAAGTTAA